Part of the Olsenella profusa DSM 13989 genome, CCCCTGTTCAGCACGGATCCCGAGGCGATAAGGTCGAAACACTCCCGTATGCCGACCCCGTCGATGATGGTGACGCTCTCGCATAAGGGGAAGAACTGCGGCGGCATCGTCTGCGATTCGCCCATGGCCTGCCTGCGGGCGCCGGCCAAGACGCGGAGAGAGCAGACGGCCCGGATCCGCGAGCCTGAGGAGCGCGTCGCCTCCCCGGTCAGGGAGAGCGCCCCCGCCCTGCTCGATATCGGCGGCTGCGGGCCCCTGGCCGCCACGGAGCCCGCCGTCGCGGCCGGTGACAATCCGACCCGCATGACATTGGCCACCGCACACATGACATGTTTCAAGGTATTGCCAGGTATCAAGCACATGCATGTCCCACTTGCCAGAAGGCGACAAACCTCCGCTTGAACCGTGGGGCGCATGGCATTGCGTGCAGCGTGATACTACGGGGAAGGGATTTCTTCTATGTGGGGAGAACACCGCCACAGTGCCGGGGCGCTCCTTTGTGAGGGCCCAGAGAGCGAGTCTCGCGAGACGTCCTACCTCGCGTTCGGGGGAGCCGTTAGCCCATCTTGGCGCAGCTTAGGCTCCTGAGGTGGCTAGCGCCTGGAGAAGCGGCCCTCTCGACTCAGGGCTCCGAGGCTTGTCGCCGCCGTTGCGTTCGTCGTTGCCTTGCTGGCCGAGGGCGCCCTCGTGTGGCGTGTGATCGTGCGGTACAACGGCTCGATTCTCGGCTGAGGCGCTGCACGTTACCTTCATCGATACGGGGAGCGAAGACAAGGGTCCTGCCATGGCATGGCCTTGTCAGCACTCATGCAATCACACCATCGACAAGCGTGACCACCCGGTCACACTTGGATGCCACACGCTCGTCATGGGTTGCGATGACGGCCCCCGCACCGTTGCGACAGGAGCTTCTCAGCAGTCCCATGACGACATCGATCAGCTGGCCATCGAGGGCGGCCGTGGGCTCATCGGCGAGAATCAACCTTGGGTTGTTGACGAAGGCGCGAGCGATGGCGACACGCTGCTGCTGCCCGCCGGACAGTCTCGATGCGCGGCGGAAGGAGGTGGCCTCGTCAAGACCCACCTTCCCCAATGACTGACGGGCTAGGTCGTGCCTTCGTTGCCGTGGTTGGCGTGGCAGGGCATACTCCAAGGGAATCTCCACGTTGGCGATTCCGCTGATGTCGTCAACCACAACGTACTTCTGGTGGATGGTTCCCAAGAGGGAATTGCGCAAGCGTGCGCGGTCCCGCTCGTCATCGGGGACGGCCCTGCCCACGAGGCGGACGGTACCCGTCGTGGG contains:
- a CDS encoding ABC transporter ATP-binding protein, with translation MNCLLRLEDVTKTFRSNPEPVEALRGITLEVHESEMVALVGPSGSGKSTALSIAGLMLRPTTGTVRLVGRAVPDDERDRARLRNSLLGTIHQKYVVVDDISGIANVEIPLEYALPRQPRQRRHDLARQSLGKVGLDEATSFRRASRLSGGQQQRVAIARAFVNNPRLILADEPTAALDGQLIDVVMGLLRSSCRNGAGAVIATHDERVASKCDRVVTLVDGVIA